Proteins co-encoded in one Hallerella porci genomic window:
- a CDS encoding pseudouridine synthase, with protein sequence MEKFFGIARVLNKRGYCSRSQAEALVRNGRVSLNGKIVRNPETPTAKNAKIAVDGKLVLETAFVYFAMNKPRGIVTTASDEKGRKTVMDLLEGKMQQHVFPIGRLDKASEGLLLFTNDTAFADKILAPETHFEKEYHVCISREPTEEELTQMQKGVLVPPRIFGNSPEKMRMEKVRILRRGEKNCWIAVILHEGKNREIRRILQTFEIEVLRLIRVRIGNWTLGDLRPGEIRKMDKI encoded by the coding sequence ATGGAAAAATTTTTTGGCATCGCACGCGTTTTAAATAAACGCGGATATTGTTCCCGCTCGCAAGCCGAAGCACTTGTGCGAAATGGTCGCGTTTCACTCAACGGAAAAATTGTTAGGAATCCCGAAACGCCGACCGCAAAAAATGCAAAAATCGCAGTCGATGGAAAACTCGTTTTAGAAACGGCATTCGTTTATTTTGCGATGAATAAACCGCGAGGAATTGTGACGACGGCGTCCGATGAAAAAGGCCGCAAAACGGTGATGGATTTACTCGAAGGAAAAATGCAGCAGCATGTTTTTCCGATTGGACGATTGGACAAAGCGAGCGAAGGCTTGCTGCTTTTTACAAACGATACCGCATTCGCCGACAAAATTCTTGCGCCCGAAACGCATTTCGAAAAAGAATATCACGTTTGCATTTCTCGTGAGCCGACCGAAGAAGAATTGACGCAAATGCAAAAAGGCGTTCTTGTGCCACCGCGAATTTTTGGAAATTCTCCCGAAAAAATGCGCATGGAAAAAGTTCGCATTTTACGACGCGGAGAAAAAAATTGTTGGATTGCAGTCATTTTACACGAAGGAAAAAATCGCGAAATTCGTCGCATCTTGCAAACATTTGAAATCGAAGTTTTGCGCCTTATCCGCGTTCGCATTGGAAATTGGACTTTGGGCGATTTGCGCCCCGGCGAAATTCGGAAAATGGATAAAATTTAA
- the thiS gene encoding sulfur carrier protein ThiS — protein MIKVNGVDIEADGKSFAGKSVAEYLKTTDYDCKRIAVERNYEIVPK, from the coding sequence GTGATAAAGGTAAATGGTGTTGATATTGAAGCCGACGGAAAGTCTTTTGCAGGCAAGTCCGTCGCAGAATATCTGAAGACTACGGATTACGATTGCAAACGGATTGCTGTCGAACGCAATTACGAAATCGTACCAAAATAA
- a CDS encoding Ig-like domain-containing protein, which produces MRFCLKNLSAVLCFSILGLTNAGAEPLAFPEALGFGANVTGGRNGKVYHVTNLNDSGAGSFRDAVSQSNRIVVFDVSGIINLKTAVSIKSNITIAGQTAPGEGIAIHGGKLSTGKQSNIIIRYLRIRPGENTASTKDDALNLYDSKNVIIDHCSVELAPWNNFGGSSDNANYRITGITVQNSLIANPIGQQFGAHIESVDGTWAWYYNAFINTHNRNPLDKINDIFVNNVHYNYEAGYTTHTSTKFKHDIINNYFVYGPKGSNTWFQVDKNQSIYESGNMVDNNRDGKLNGSGTKVSWYQGVGNLLNEPWSDVTKNCPILNAQTAWRYVNSQSGVLPYDDIDSLIWYQASTLGKAGALVKSVSAMGIKTNNGWGEVITGKAETDSDKDGIPDYFEKAMGYNANKDDATTKESDGYLRIEKYINWLGAMHTRVLQNSEVKFDLKKITKGFQDAAPTYQVSDAKSGTVTLENGSVAKFKPAANFTGLASFKYNVKGNDGSDYTGRIEVLVEPSNITPVSSSSTAKSSSSAAPTSSSSNVQASIVKNGAGSQYQTITLGESIVPFAYAFSGCSGVKISGMPAGIDTLTKVSESKIYISGTPTQAGTFTYKVKTVGAIENISREAILVVNDSSKIDTAIIDTATIDTTEVDTTTGIFVRNLHFENQAQFNLRTGELFSPRAGFAKVYVLDLQGRIVKKFTGNVHAGITNLDMKIGEMAKGKYIAKVEVKSIQN; this is translated from the coding sequence ATGCGTTTTTGTTTGAAAAATTTATCGGCTGTACTTTGTTTTTCCATTTTGGGCTTGACGAATGCGGGCGCAGAACCGCTCGCTTTTCCCGAGGCGTTGGGCTTTGGTGCAAATGTTACCGGAGGACGCAATGGAAAAGTTTATCATGTGACCAATTTAAATGATTCGGGCGCGGGCTCTTTTCGCGATGCGGTTTCGCAAAGTAATCGCATCGTCGTCTTTGATGTCTCGGGAATTATCAATTTGAAAACGGCGGTTTCCATTAAAAGCAATATCACCATTGCGGGACAAACCGCTCCGGGCGAAGGCATTGCGATTCACGGCGGAAAACTTTCAACGGGAAAACAATCCAACATTATCATTCGTTATTTGCGCATTCGCCCCGGAGAAAATACAGCGTCCACAAAAGATGATGCGTTGAATCTTTACGATTCTAAAAATGTAATCATCGATCACTGTTCCGTAGAACTTGCGCCGTGGAATAATTTCGGCGGTTCATCGGATAACGCCAATTACAGAATCACAGGAATCACGGTTCAAAATTCTTTAATTGCAAATCCAATCGGTCAGCAATTCGGCGCGCATATCGAATCGGTCGATGGCACTTGGGCGTGGTATTATAACGCTTTCATCAATACGCACAACCGAAATCCGCTCGATAAAATCAACGATATTTTTGTGAACAACGTGCATTACAATTACGAAGCGGGCTACACGACGCACACGAGCACAAAATTCAAACACGATATTATCAACAATTATTTTGTCTACGGTCCGAAAGGTTCAAACACTTGGTTTCAAGTCGATAAAAATCAGAGCATTTACGAAAGCGGAAACATGGTCGACAACAACCGCGACGGAAAATTAAACGGCTCGGGCACAAAAGTTTCGTGGTATCAAGGAGTCGGAAATCTCTTAAATGAACCTTGGAGCGATGTGACGAAAAATTGTCCGATTTTAAATGCGCAAACGGCGTGGCGCTATGTGAATTCGCAAAGCGGCGTGCTTCCTTACGACGATATCGATTCGTTAATTTGGTATCAAGCGAGCACATTAGGGAAAGCGGGCGCTCTTGTTAAAAGCGTTTCTGCAATGGGAATCAAAACGAATAACGGTTGGGGAGAAGTGATTACGGGAAAAGCAGAAACCGATTCCGATAAAGATGGCATTCCTGATTATTTTGAAAAAGCGATGGGGTATAATGCAAACAAAGATGATGCGACGACAAAAGAATCGGACGGCTATTTAAGAATTGAAAAATATATCAACTGGCTTGGCGCCATGCACACGCGCGTGCTTCAAAATTCCGAAGTGAAATTTGATTTGAAAAAAATCACAAAAGGATTCCAAGATGCAGCGCCGACTTATCAAGTGAGCGATGCGAAGAGTGGAACTGTGACATTAGAAAATGGAAGCGTTGCAAAATTCAAACCGGCGGCAAATTTTACAGGACTCGCTTCGTTTAAGTATAACGTCAAAGGAAACGACGGCTCGGATTATACGGGACGCATCGAAGTCTTAGTCGAACCTTCGAATATTACGCCGGTTTCGTCAAGTTCAACGGCAAAAAGTTCATCGTCAGCGGCGCCGACTTCGTCGAGCTCAAATGTTCAAGCGTCGATTGTGAAAAATGGCGCAGGCTCGCAATATCAAACGATTACTTTGGGCGAATCGATTGTGCCTTTTGCGTATGCATTTAGCGGATGCTCGGGCGTAAAAATTTCGGGAATGCCCGCGGGCATTGATACGCTTACCAAAGTGAGCGAATCGAAAATTTACATTTCGGGAACGCCAACGCAAGCGGGAACTTTTACCTATAAAGTGAAAACGGTCGGAGCGATAGAAAACATCAGCCGTGAAGCCATTTTAGTGGTGAACGATTCATCTAAAATCGATACAGCGATTATTGATACCGCAACGATTGATACGACTGAAGTGGATACGACGACAGGAATTTTTGTGCGCAATTTACATTTTGAAAATCAAGCGCAATTCAATTTAAGAACTGGCGAATTATTTAGCCCGCGCGCAGGCTTTGCCAAAGTCTATGTGCTCGATTTGCAAGGTCGCATCGTGAAAAAATTTACGGGCAATGTCCACGCAGGAATTACGAATTTAGATATGAAAATCGGAGAAATGGCAAAAGGAAAATACATCGCGAAAGTGGAAGTGAAATCCATTCAGAATTGA
- the thiF gene encoding thiamine biosynthesis protein ThiF produces the protein MSSCKISREQMLAALVERQGKENVAKLQAATVAVCGLGGLGSNIAISLARAGVGKLILIDFDTVDVTNLHRQQYKVSQVGEEKSIALAENLKEIAPYLEIESHTERMIPENVETLIGQANVVCEAFDNPEAKAMLVNAILERNAELASQGNLDKQQFLVAASGMAGFGEANEITTRRISKKFFLCGDGKSDVNAGIGLIAPRVMLCAAHQAITTIRIICGFETETLSSGPMMSSRQLKESSRQLNVSS, from the coding sequence ATGTCTTCTTGTAAAATCTCGCGAGAACAGATGCTTGCAGCTCTTGTCGAGCGGCAAGGGAAAGAAAACGTGGCGAAACTTCAAGCGGCGACGGTCGCCGTTTGCGGGCTCGGCGGGCTTGGTTCGAACATTGCGATTTCTCTTGCACGAGCGGGAGTGGGCAAATTGATTCTCATCGATTTCGATACGGTCGATGTGACGAATTTGCACCGCCAACAATATAAAGTTTCTCAAGTCGGCGAGGAAAAGTCGATTGCCCTTGCCGAAAACTTAAAAGAAATTGCGCCTTACTTAGAAATTGAATCGCATACGGAACGGATGATTCCCGAAAATGTGGAAACGCTCATCGGGCAGGCAAATGTTGTCTGCGAAGCTTTTGATAATCCCGAAGCCAAAGCAATGCTTGTGAACGCAATCCTCGAGCGCAACGCAGAACTTGCCAGTCAAGGAAATTTGGACAAGCAACAGTTTTTGGTGGCAGCTTCTGGAATGGCGGGCTTTGGCGAAGCAAATGAAATTACGACGCGACGCATTTCAAAAAAATTTTTTTTATGCGGAGACGGAAAAAGCGATGTAAATGCAGGCATTGGACTCATTGCCCCGCGAGTCATGCTTTGCGCAGCGCATCAGGCGATCACCACCATCCGAATCATTTGTGGATTTGAAACAGAAACGCTGTCGAGTGGCCCTATGATGTCATCCAGACAGCTCAAGGAGTCGTCTAGACAGCTCAACGTGTCATCCTGA
- a CDS encoding rhodanese-like domain-containing protein, producing the protein MKKILLALLALFCVNAFAASPAYETISWDKAIEMKKKNKTALFVDVRTPGEVSQGTVAGSINIPLQQIQERFGELPKDKILLVFCRSGKRSQAASEFLTAQGYTKIYNVDGGFLAAPPAAAFK; encoded by the coding sequence ATGAAAAAAATTCTTCTCGCATTACTCGCTCTTTTCTGCGTTAACGCTTTTGCTGCGTCACCCGCTTACGAAACCATTTCGTGGGATAAAGCAATCGAAATGAAAAAGAAAAATAAAACCGCATTATTTGTAGATGTGCGGACACCGGGCGAAGTTTCGCAAGGAACTGTTGCGGGTTCGATTAACATTCCTCTTCAACAAATTCAAGAACGCTTCGGCGAACTTCCCAAAGATAAAATCCTTCTCGTTTTTTGCCGCAGCGGAAAACGCAGCCAAGCGGCTTCGGAATTTTTAACGGCGCAAGGTTACACGAAAATTTATAATGTCGACGGCGGATTTTTAGCAGCGCCGCCAGCGGCTGCATTTAAGTAA
- a CDS encoding tetraacyldisaccharide 4'-kinase gives MKFFPLKFAFACLYRTGYLLLRKTIYRPKEALKSPVIILGSFLAGGAGKTPLTIELAKRFSAEGLRVAILCHSAAWDECKLIAKKVPAVSLFKTQNRYAVAQKIDGKFDVILSDGGLEDSRFVGANIFILRWNECAKKISDLIPAGKCVSLEKDHPLGKLTKQIICSEKISAAEKSKITEDECVQFFIEKIQNAKGESLPQNAECAVVVGIGNPERFVRDVKNFGARVSHFRFLPDHAKNYEANILQEISRGQIIVITEKDFVRLRPEIQKSPLLYIAEERVKIGTKIFSYLNAAAGGAAKNPPSTL, from the coding sequence GTGAAATTTTTCCCGTTAAAATTTGCGTTTGCGTGTTTATATCGCACAGGCTATCTGCTTTTGCGCAAAACGATTTACCGCCCGAAAGAAGCGCTGAAAAGTCCCGTGATAATTCTCGGGTCATTTCTTGCGGGCGGCGCTGGAAAAACGCCACTTACCATTGAACTTGCGAAGCGTTTTTCCGCGGAGGGACTCCGCGTGGCAATTCTTTGCCACAGCGCCGCTTGGGACGAATGCAAGCTCATCGCAAAAAAAGTTCCCGCAGTTTCTCTTTTCAAAACGCAGAACCGTTATGCAGTCGCCCAAAAAATCGACGGAAAATTCGACGTCATTCTTTCGGACGGCGGTTTAGAAGATTCGCGATTTGTCGGCGCAAATATTTTCATTTTACGCTGGAATGAATGCGCCAAAAAAATCAGCGATTTAATTCCCGCGGGCAAATGCGTGAGCCTTGAAAAAGATCATCCGCTAGGAAAATTGACGAAGCAAATTATTTGTTCTGAAAAAATTTCTGCCGCAGAAAAATCAAAAATTACCGAAGACGAATGCGTGCAATTTTTCATCGAAAAAATTCAGAACGCAAAGGGCGAAAGTTTGCCGCAAAATGCGGAATGTGCTGTCGTTGTGGGAATTGGAAATCCCGAACGTTTTGTGCGCGATGTTAAAAATTTTGGAGCTCGCGTTTCGCATTTTCGTTTTCTTCCCGATCATGCGAAAAATTACGAAGCGAACATTTTACAAGAAATTTCTCGCGGGCAAATCATCGTCATCACCGAAAAAGATTTTGTGCGCTTGCGCCCCGAAATACAAAAAAGCCCGCTCCTCTACATCGCAGAAGAACGGGTGAAAATCGGAACAAAAATTTTTTCTTACTTAAATGCAGCCGCTGGCGGCGCTGCTAAAAATCCGCCGTCGACATTATAA
- the thiH gene encoding 2-iminoacetate synthase ThiH produces the protein MKDYHDERYFIDSETLSPAALERKHRLENDPSSRTNFMEYMKGMEVIKSDVYNRVMAQVDNYDYSKYSAADVKRALEHNTCSVEDFKALLSPAAAPFLEEMAQKAKIETGKHFGNSVYFFTPIYIANYCENYCIYCGFNCYNHIKRMQLSMEQVEHEMKVIADSGMEEILLLTGESRAKSSVEYIGEACKLAHKYFRMVGVEVYPMNTDEYKYLHECGVDYVTVFQETYDKIRYEQLHLLGHKRIYPYRFDSQERALMGGMRGCGFSALLGLSDFRKDALASALHVYYLQKKYPHAEMSLSCPRLRPIVNNDKINPLDVHEKELCQVLCAYRIFMPFVGITVSSRETKEFRNGIVKICATKISAGVSTGIGDHESKYKEEDCKPRTAEENAAMAKGNASKVSSSANASTPAEAQAADTANEGDEQFEISDSRSFNTMYKDISGEGLQPVLNDYLYV, from the coding sequence ATGAAAGATTATCACGACGAACGCTATTTTATTGATTCCGAAACGCTTTCCCCAGCGGCACTCGAACGCAAACACCGTCTAGAAAATGACCCGAGTTCACGAACAAATTTCATGGAATACATGAAGGGAATGGAAGTCATCAAATCCGATGTTTATAATCGGGTGATGGCTCAGGTCGATAATTACGATTATTCAAAATATTCCGCAGCCGATGTGAAGCGTGCATTAGAACATAATACGTGTAGCGTCGAAGATTTTAAGGCGTTGCTTTCGCCCGCGGCGGCTCCATTCCTCGAAGAAATGGCGCAAAAGGCGAAAATCGAAACGGGCAAACATTTTGGCAACAGCGTCTATTTCTTTACGCCGATTTACATTGCGAATTACTGCGAAAATTACTGCATCTATTGCGGTTTCAACTGTTACAATCATATCAAGCGGATGCAGCTTTCGATGGAACAAGTGGAACACGAGATGAAAGTCATCGCAGATAGCGGCATGGAAGAAATCCTTTTGCTAACGGGTGAAAGCCGCGCGAAAAGCAGCGTCGAATATATCGGAGAAGCTTGTAAATTAGCCCATAAATATTTCCGCATGGTGGGCGTCGAAGTTTACCCGATGAACACGGACGAATACAAATATCTTCATGAATGCGGCGTGGATTATGTGACCGTCTTCCAAGAAACCTATGACAAAATCCGCTACGAACAACTTCACCTGCTCGGTCACAAGCGAATTTATCCGTATCGTTTTGATTCGCAGGAACGCGCCCTCATGGGCGGCATGCGTGGCTGCGGTTTCTCGGCTTTGCTCGGCCTCTCGGATTTTCGTAAGGATGCTCTCGCGAGTGCGTTGCACGTATATTATTTGCAAAAGAAATATCCGCACGCCGAAATGAGTCTTTCGTGTCCGCGCCTTCGCCCGATTGTGAATAACGATAAAATTAATCCGCTCGATGTTCACGAAAAAGAACTTTGCCAAGTGCTTTGCGCTTACCGAATTTTCATGCCGTTTGTGGGGATTACCGTTTCGAGTCGCGAAACCAAAGAATTCCGCAACGGTATCGTAAAAATTTGCGCCACCAAAATTTCGGCAGGAGTTTCTACCGGAATTGGTGATCACGAAAGCAAATACAAAGAGGAAGATTGTAAACCGCGCACAGCTGAAGAAAATGCTGCGATGGCAAAGGGAAACGCGAGCAAAGTTTCTTCCTCGGCGAATGCTTCGACACCTGCCGAAGCGCAAGCTGCTGACACCGCAAACGAAGGCGATGAGCAATTTGAAATCAGCGATTCGCGCAGCTTTAACACGATGTACAAAGACATTAGCGGCGAGGGATTACAGCCCGTGCTCAACGATTACTTGTATGTTTAA
- a CDS encoding thiazole synthase: protein MENENLKNDPLFIGGHELHSRFILGSGKYSLKLIEAAVQYAGAEIITCAVRRANTKEHENILDYIPKSATLLPNTSGARNADEAVRIARLARELGCGDFVKIEIMRDTKYLLPDNYETVKATEILAKEGFVVMPYMYPDLNIARDLVNAGAAAVMPLASPIGSNRGLSTKDFIQILIDEIELPIIVDAGIGKPSEACAAMEMGAAAVMANTALATAGDLTRMATAFKKAIESGREAYLAGLGRVLVRGASASDPLTGFLRD from the coding sequence ATGGAAAATGAAAACTTGAAAAACGACCCGCTTTTTATCGGCGGACACGAACTTCATTCCCGCTTTATTTTGGGCTCGGGCAAGTATTCGCTCAAGCTCATTGAAGCTGCGGTGCAGTACGCTGGCGCTGAAATCATCACTTGCGCCGTTCGCCGCGCAAATACCAAGGAACACGAAAATATTCTCGATTACATTCCGAAAAGTGCGACGCTCCTTCCGAATACTTCGGGCGCTCGCAACGCCGACGAAGCCGTTCGCATTGCGCGCCTCGCCCGTGAACTTGGCTGCGGCGACTTTGTGAAAATTGAAATTATGCGCGATACAAAGTATCTGCTTCCCGATAATTACGAAACGGTAAAAGCGACCGAGATCTTAGCGAAAGAAGGATTTGTCGTGATGCCGTATATGTATCCGGATTTGAACATCGCCCGCGATTTGGTGAACGCCGGAGCGGCTGCGGTGATGCCGCTTGCGTCGCCAATCGGTTCGAATCGCGGACTTTCGACGAAGGATTTTATCCAAATTCTCATCGACGAAATTGAGCTCCCGATTATCGTGGACGCGGGTATCGGTAAACCGTCCGAAGCTTGCGCCGCGATGGAAATGGGTGCGGCTGCGGTCATGGCGAATACAGCGCTTGCGACCGCGGGCGATTTGACGCGGATGGCGACGGCTTTCAAAAAGGCAATTGAATCGGGCCGAGAAGCTTACTTAGCAGGCCTTGGCCGCGTACTTGTGCGCGGTGCGAGTGCAAGCGATCCGCTTACCGGATTTTTGAGAGATTAA
- the thiE gene encoding thiamine phosphate synthase produces MLDTTLYFITDSSSVSAEKFLPSVEAACKGGATIIQLREKNKSTREYLELAANVHEITARYKVPLIIDDRVDVALAIGAEGVHVGQTDMPVAMARKLMGPNKIVGATTKTVPQALEAYKQGADYLGVGAIYPTTTKVVTILTSVETLKEIVKAVPIPVNAIGGLNKENIGVLRGTGIAGICAVSAIQKSSDPEAAARELKAAFLAL; encoded by the coding sequence ATGTTAGACACGACTCTTTACTTTATTACGGATAGTTCTTCGGTGAGTGCAGAAAAATTTCTGCCTTCGGTAGAAGCCGCGTGCAAGGGCGGGGCAACGATAATCCAGCTCCGCGAAAAGAATAAATCGACGAGAGAATATTTGGAACTAGCCGCAAACGTGCACGAGATTACTGCGCGTTACAAGGTGCCTTTGATTATCGACGACCGTGTCGATGTTGCGCTTGCCATTGGAGCCGAAGGCGTTCATGTAGGGCAAACCGATATGCCCGTCGCGATGGCGAGAAAACTCATGGGTCCGAATAAAATTGTGGGCGCAACCACAAAGACGGTGCCGCAGGCGCTTGAAGCGTACAAGCAGGGTGCGGATTATCTCGGCGTGGGGGCAATTTATCCGACGACGACTAAGGTGGTGACAATTCTTACGAGCGTCGAAACGCTCAAAGAAATTGTGAAGGCAGTTCCCATTCCCGTGAACGCTATCGGCGGCCTCAACAAGGAGAACATCGGCGTCCTTCGCGGAACAGGAATCGCAGGCATTTGCGCCGTTTCGGCTATTCAGAAATCGTCGGACCCGGAAGCCGCTGCCCGCGAACTCAAAGCCGCGTTTCTCGCGTTGTAA